A DNA window from Bombus fervidus isolate BK054 unplaced genomic scaffold, iyBomFerv1 scaffold0093, whole genome shotgun sequence contains the following coding sequences:
- the LOC139997476 gene encoding nuclear RNA export factor 1-like, whose amino-acid sequence MPKKENKPQWASRGGRCGNFDDKHYFEHDDRVPRNDKGSYLRKRPRESFKTQARPTRDVPRSLALALLDEDVQMATSSNNNNNNNRQVIMTERNRRTQRGRNSPAPHRRYRTSSVPRPKRFPIGETNWYKISIPYGQKYDKDYIINNLLSYIAPETFLPIMYRVFENEANFYVDDEKIAVALFNCDRKITTTNGYKLLVRVSISPFPQCEIDDKLKERLKQAMAKRFVHDTNALDLSRFHRDPDLASDYFCAIFQPAILKAVLDIVSEYIPDLEALNLDGNKLQTIQNLNILNRKFLKLKILYIGDNRIKDINQLDIIKDLKLEELKLAGNPICNKYKSQQYDYISDVRRRFPKLLRLDGTDLPKPITFDVGDEENKIPPSQRMFVANAKAQEIASQFLQQYFLIFDSENRQPLLDAYVEDACFSMTVSYPPRYTNKLDGYLMENKYLTDNRNLYRTDDTNRRQNLLKHGRLPVVSFISEMPRTSHYLNTFTMDINLVTDVMMMITLTGLFKELDKKEQPIRYFNRTFIMVPEGNGCRIRNEQLHISQPTKTQLKQLSSEQQAQMTNPESQTPSISDNAKSLTVQLPEDVKQQMTVTLSQQTNMNLQWSLKCLEEVSWNYDNALSAFQEFYKRGEVPAEAFNK is encoded by the exons ATgccgaaaaaagaaaataaaccgCAATGGGCTAGCCGAGGCGGAAGATGTGGGAATTTTGACGATAAACACTATTTTG AGCACGATGACCGTGTTCCCAGGAACGACAAAGGTTCATATCTTCGTAAGAGGCCTAGAGAATCGTTCAAAACACAAGCAAGACCAACAAGGGATGTGCCTAGAAGTCTGGCATTAGCATTGTTAGATGAAGATGTACAAATGGCAACAagttctaataataataataataataataggcaAGTTATTATgacagaaagaaatagaaggaCGCAACGTGGAAGAAATAGTCCTGCGCCACATAGAAGATATCGGACTAGTTCGGTTCCTAGACCTAAGAGATTTCCAATCGGAGAAACTAATTGgtataaaatttct ATACCATATGGACAGAAATACGATaaagattatataataaataatcttcttaGTTATATAGCACCAGAAACTTTTCTTCCAATAATg TATCGGGTTTTCGAAAATGAAGCCAATTTTTACGTAGACGATGAGAAAATAGCAGTTGCGTTATTTAACTGTGATCGTAAAATTACAACTACTAATGGATACAAATTATTAGTAAGAGTCTCGATATCACCGTTTCCTCAATGTGAAATTGATGACAAACTGAAAGAAAGATTGAAACAAGCTATGGCTAAACGATTTGTGCATGATACAAATGCACTAGACTTGTCAAGGTTCCACAGAGATCCag ATCTTGCTTCCGACTACTTTTGTGCGATATTCCAACCTGCAATATTAAAAGCAGTGTTAGACATTGTATCAGAATACATACCAGATTTAGAGGCATTAAATTTGGATGGAAATAAGTTGCAGACAAtccaaaatttaaatattctgaatagaaaatttttaaagttgaAGATATTGTATATTGGAGATAACAGG ataaaagatattaatcaATTGGATATTATCAAAGATCTGAAATTGGAGGAGCTCAAATTGGCAGGGAACCCTATATGCAACAAGTATAAATCTCAACAATATGATTACATTag TGACGTGCGGAGAAGGTTTCCCAAACTCCTTCGACTG gaTGGTACGGATCTCCCAAAGCCAATCACATTCGATGTGGGGgacgaagaaaacaaaataccCCCTTCTCAGAGGATGTTTGTTGCAAATGCAAAAGCACAAGAAATTGCCAGTCAATTTCTACAGCAATACTTTCTTATATTTGATAGTGAGAATCGCCAACCATTGCTAGATGCGTATGTCGAAGATGCGTGTTTTAGCATGACCGTGTCTTACCCTCCTCGCTATACTAACAA ATTAGATGGATACCTAATGGAAAACAAGTACCTAACGGACAATAGAAACCTGTACAGAACAGACGATACAAACAGAAggcagaatttattaaaacatggTCGTTTGCCCgtagtttcatttatttccgAAATGCCACGAACTTCCCACTATCTGAATACATTCACAATGGACATCAACCTGGTTACA GATGTAATGATGATGATTACACTCACTGGACTGTTCAAAGAGCTTGACAAGAAAGAACAACCTATTCGATACTTTAATCGAACCTTTATAATGGTACCGGAAGGAAATGGTTGCCGTATTCGAAATGAACAACTACATATCAGTCAACCGACAAAGACACAATTAAAACAATTGAGTAGTGAACAACAAGCGCAAATGACAAATCCAGAATCACAGACTCCTTCGATTAGCGACAATGCAAAATCATTAACGGTTCAGTTACCCGAAGACGTAAAACAACAAATGACGGTGACGCTCAGCCAACAAACAAACATGAACTTGCAATGGAGTTTAAAGTGTTTAGAAGAAGTATCATGGAATTATGACAATGCGCTTTCAGCGTTTCAAGAATTTTACAAACGGGGAGAAGTACCAGCGGAagcatttaataaataa